One window of Chamaesiphon minutus PCC 6605 genomic DNA carries:
- the nadB gene encoding L-aspartate oxidase, with the protein MSLTTSFDVIVVGAGAAGLYAALCLPASLRVAIVSKASLPLSASDWAQGGIAAVVDPQDSVDLHIADTLRAGAGLCDRAAVEFLVTHAAECIDSLVNFGVGFDRVNEKLALTLEAAHSRPRVLHAADTTGRALVSTLADRVLAQPNITVFTHAFALDLWLEAGICRGISLLYQGQITWATATAVVLATGGGGQVYAQTTNPEVSTGDGVAMVHRAGGLLRDLEFFQFHPTALTKAGAPRFLISEAVRGEGAHLVDDTGYRFTFDYHPAGELAPRDVVSQAIFRHLLKHSPDPSQGCVWLDLSPIPEAKIRHRFPNIIQVCQYWGIDILHESIPVAPAAHYWMGGIHTDLMTQTSIPGVYAVGETTSTGVHGANRLASNSLLECVVFGAQLSKIPIESRFSTGDTRSTISTSLAKPIGTIIDLTPTESSSLNLQLDILSKTPNDWTEKVRSIRQELPRLMWQAAGICRDRHSLETAIDRVKLLQSEFDLLPIGKLISQLSPQLTLTLPTSISQQDLCTWGETRNLLDIGLTILTGALMRTESRGGHYRTDFPLLDPHWQLHTLVRGDRWSKSLPIE; encoded by the coding sequence ATGTCCCTAACTACCAGCTTTGATGTCATCGTCGTAGGAGCTGGAGCGGCTGGATTATATGCCGCGCTGTGTTTGCCAGCTTCATTGAGAGTGGCGATCGTCAGTAAAGCTAGTTTACCCCTGTCAGCAAGTGATTGGGCGCAGGGGGGGATTGCCGCCGTGGTAGATCCGCAAGATTCGGTAGACTTACATATTGCCGATACATTACGGGCGGGGGCGGGATTGTGCGATCGAGCTGCGGTAGAATTTTTAGTCACTCATGCAGCAGAGTGTATCGATTCACTGGTAAATTTTGGGGTGGGATTCGACAGGGTAAATGAGAAATTAGCTTTGACGCTCGAAGCAGCACATTCGCGTCCGCGCGTGCTCCACGCCGCCGATACCACAGGCAGAGCTTTAGTAAGTACTTTAGCCGATCGAGTGTTAGCGCAACCAAATATTACCGTATTTACTCACGCCTTCGCCTTAGATTTGTGGCTCGAAGCTGGCATCTGTCGGGGAATTAGTCTTCTGTATCAGGGACAAATTACCTGGGCAACAGCTACCGCCGTTGTTTTGGCAACTGGTGGCGGCGGACAAGTTTATGCACAGACTACCAATCCAGAAGTTAGTACTGGCGACGGTGTGGCCATGGTACATCGAGCTGGCGGACTGCTGCGCGATCTCGAATTTTTCCAGTTTCATCCTACCGCGCTCACCAAGGCTGGCGCGCCCCGCTTTCTGATTAGCGAAGCAGTACGCGGTGAAGGTGCTCATTTAGTAGACGATACTGGTTATCGGTTTACTTTTGACTATCACCCAGCAGGCGAACTCGCCCCTAGAGACGTCGTCAGTCAGGCGATTTTCCGTCATTTGCTCAAACATAGCCCAGACCCCAGTCAAGGCTGTGTCTGGCTCGATCTCAGCCCGATTCCAGAGGCAAAAATTCGGCATCGCTTCCCCAATATCATTCAAGTCTGTCAGTACTGGGGGATCGATATTTTACATGAGTCGATCCCAGTGGCTCCAGCCGCACATTATTGGATGGGGGGCATTCATACAGATTTGATGACGCAAACTAGTATCCCTGGAGTCTATGCAGTCGGAGAAACAACTAGTACTGGCGTACATGGAGCCAATCGATTGGCTAGTAATTCGCTCCTCGAATGCGTGGTATTTGGTGCTCAGTTGAGTAAAATACCAATCGAGTCTCGATTCTCTACGGGCGATACCCGATCGACTATTTCTACCTCGTTGGCGAAGCCTATCGGAACGATAATCGATCTTACACCAACAGAGTCTTCATCCCTAAATCTTCAGCTCGATATATTATCTAAAACTCCAAATGATTGGACGGAAAAAGTCCGATCGATCCGCCAAGAATTACCGCGATTGATGTGGCAAGCTGCGGGAATTTGTCGAGATCGTCATAGTCTAGAAACAGCAATCGATCGAGTCAAACTTTTACAAAGCGAATTCGATCTTTTACCGATCGGTAAACTAATTAGTCAACTCAGTCCACAATTAACTCTGACTTTGCCAACATCAATTTCGCAACAAGATCTGTGTACTTGGGGCGAGACTAGAAATTTACTAGATATCGGACTGACAATTTTAACTGGCGCACTCATGCGCACCGAAAGTCGTGGCGGACACTATCGGACTGATTTTCCCTTACTCGATCCCCACTGGCAATTACATACTCTAGTTCGTGGAGATCGGTGGTCTAAATCTTTGCCGATCGAGTGA
- the lepB gene encoding signal peptidase I, producing the protein MKTNPKQSQPESTSPQPLLVQWWQKWSENITILVVAIGLAFFIRTFIAEPRYIPSESMLPTLEVGDRVIVEKLSYYSHPPQRGDIIVFAPPPQLQAQGYLKDRAFIKRVIGLPGNTIEVKNGRVYVDRELLTESYIAEPPNYAMSPVVVPSDQIFVMGDNRNNSNDSHVWGFLPKTNIIGHACFRFWPLERWGGMR; encoded by the coding sequence ATGAAGACCAATCCAAAGCAATCCCAACCAGAATCGACGTCACCTCAACCTTTGCTGGTGCAATGGTGGCAAAAATGGAGCGAAAATATCACTATCTTAGTTGTAGCGATTGGATTGGCTTTTTTCATTCGGACATTTATTGCAGAGCCGCGCTACATTCCCTCCGAATCCATGTTACCGACTTTGGAAGTCGGCGATCGCGTCATCGTCGAAAAACTCTCTTACTATAGCCATCCACCCCAACGCGGCGACATTATCGTCTTTGCGCCACCGCCACAGTTACAAGCGCAAGGATATCTAAAAGATCGGGCTTTTATCAAACGCGTCATCGGTTTACCAGGCAATACGATCGAAGTTAAAAATGGTCGCGTCTATGTCGATCGTGAATTATTGACCGAATCATACATCGCCGAGCCGCCTAATTATGCCATGTCGCCTGTCGTCGTCCCGTCCGACCAAATATTTGTGATGGGCGACAATCGCAACAATAGCAACGATTCTCACGTTTGGGGTTTTTTGCCTAAGACTAATATTATCGGTCATGCTTGCTTCCGCTTTTGGCCGCTAGAACGTTGGGGTGGCATGAGATAA
- a CDS encoding patatin-like protein, whose protein sequence is MSNQRSYYQPKFLREMQLGLVVYGGVSLAIYTHGVCQEFYHAVRGRGIYKLVKALTDSDLVVDIISGSSAGGINGILLAYAIANSNDREVVDFSAFARIWRSSGELLKILQKPNLFKAHVDESNSPNESFYQRGLLATLIKGIEHKLPRSPQEWFSPTQELDLAIAGTDYLGKVDRTFTEGSLDFRAKNHRAMFRLKHRKGRKEPFNPYYQDPELPRSSKDTYQALVKLCQITAGTPVIFPLVEVELHNRHNLVDRQLITWGKLAKHYTPDISTRSDKLYFLDGGLLDSTPLTCLMKAAYYRLPNRCGQRKLFYIDPNPEQLNDRLQVTGKKQNRMGQILQAAALSIPIHQSITNDLQTIHEHNHKVRRYHASIDRVESALDSQQILESTDRTQSQIYLRGRLFDFRDRNLPLLLQADLNAQNSQYSVILDKIDRVLTSKFTSGQDRHNYYKLLDRFESQVIDLDVEYSIRQHFYLIETINNLLNSEIDENDRLRLQYLSKQLGCNIKLLEVVRASIELLLSDSSVCNYFYYLIAQESNDRRLRALVYELLFRLHRFLLDGTRFHTFVPNDASGSHLETIPVYFWLDLPELAAENHFSGDSRQRDRWLSQARISSVFAQFKQRISRIGQSSDLHPLIWMDRQLAYDNDRNQSFPSILKQISLAAEVTISKLGDRYADLLLKQWHTFEFIDRELYPFEYLTNLTEKEIISPICISPDTAQLGIGSGKNTKEKLGGDKLYNIGGFFKKSWRSNDLLWGRLDGLNRILEGTITPKSVTAFAGFVRRESTKTNCTPTQYIDWLVSESLPHLSGAERQKIVSHLEYLAQPALKIERAELRQVLADLVLAGQHEILTSDVHSVIEGMDEQTGWWRSPGGNSPTATENWILDKIDLNNTVSSLPTSNPNTIVRIIQQSLANLATQQQHFFRYQYRIGVDKLWENMPLATLISLCTKIVLFLRNLLVKIFRSSSRTQTIRHPLYHWLDGSLQSIYWWLQGGSIKLGTVHRRPRIILLQFVGLITAICGIILAFLLSPLWLLLSLPGAITCWFLQTMRLKRLTGNRSSWFLPQSRES, encoded by the coding sequence ATGTCTAATCAACGTAGCTATTATCAGCCAAAGTTTTTGCGGGAAATGCAGTTAGGGTTGGTGGTCTATGGTGGTGTGTCTTTGGCAATCTATACACATGGTGTGTGTCAGGAATTTTATCATGCAGTGCGCGGTCGTGGCATTTATAAATTAGTGAAGGCATTGACTGACTCCGATCTAGTAGTCGATATCATTTCTGGCAGTTCGGCAGGCGGCATTAATGGAATTTTATTGGCTTATGCGATCGCCAATAGCAACGATCGAGAAGTGGTAGATTTTAGTGCCTTTGCCCGCATTTGGCGTAGTAGTGGCGAACTCCTGAAGATCCTCCAAAAGCCGAATCTCTTTAAAGCGCATGTAGACGAATCGAACTCTCCTAACGAAAGTTTTTATCAACGGGGGTTGCTCGCAACTCTTATCAAAGGAATCGAACACAAGCTACCACGATCGCCGCAAGAATGGTTCTCACCTACGCAAGAGTTAGATTTAGCGATTGCTGGTACAGATTATTTAGGTAAAGTCGATCGAACTTTCACTGAGGGTTCGCTCGATTTTAGGGCAAAAAATCATCGCGCCATGTTTCGACTCAAACATCGTAAAGGGCGGAAGGAGCCGTTCAATCCTTATTATCAGGATCCAGAATTACCGCGCTCGTCTAAGGATACTTATCAAGCTTTAGTCAAATTATGTCAAATTACGGCGGGAACTCCAGTTATTTTTCCGTTAGTAGAAGTAGAGTTGCACAATCGCCACAATTTAGTCGATCGTCAGTTAATAACTTGGGGAAAATTAGCCAAGCATTACACGCCAGATATTTCCACTCGTAGCGACAAATTATACTTTTTAGATGGTGGCTTACTCGATAGTACGCCGCTAACTTGCTTGATGAAAGCAGCATACTATCGATTGCCAAATCGGTGCGGTCAAAGAAAATTATTTTACATCGATCCCAATCCCGAACAATTAAACGATCGACTGCAAGTTACCGGAAAAAAACAAAATCGGATGGGGCAAATTTTGCAAGCGGCAGCTTTGTCGATTCCGATCCATCAAAGTATTACTAACGACCTGCAAACAATTCACGAACACAATCATAAAGTTCGTCGCTATCACGCTTCGATCGATCGAGTTGAAAGTGCGTTAGACTCACAACAAATATTAGAAAGTACCGATCGCACTCAATCTCAAATTTATCTTAGAGGTAGATTGTTTGATTTTCGCGATCGCAATTTACCGCTCCTGCTTCAAGCAGATCTAAACGCCCAAAACAGCCAATATTCTGTCATTCTCGATAAGATCGATCGAGTATTGACTAGCAAATTTACTAGCGGCCAAGATCGACACAACTATTATAAGTTACTCGATCGATTTGAGTCTCAAGTCATCGATTTAGATGTCGAATATAGTATCAGACAGCATTTTTATTTAATCGAGACTATTAATAATCTATTAAATAGTGAAATTGATGAAAACGATCGACTGAGACTTCAGTATTTATCCAAACAACTTGGCTGCAACATTAAATTGTTAGAAGTAGTGCGAGCTAGTATCGAGCTATTACTGAGCGACAGCTCTGTGTGTAACTACTTTTATTATTTAATCGCTCAAGAATCAAACGATCGACGACTGCGCGCTTTAGTTTACGAATTGCTCTTTAGGTTGCATAGATTCTTATTAGATGGTACTAGATTTCACACCTTCGTACCCAATGATGCTTCAGGCTCGCATCTAGAAACTATTCCAGTTTATTTTTGGTTAGACTTACCAGAATTAGCCGCAGAAAACCATTTTTCTGGTGATAGTCGGCAACGCGATCGTTGGTTATCTCAGGCGAGAATTTCCAGCGTCTTCGCTCAATTCAAACAACGTATTAGTAGAATCGGGCAAAGTAGCGATCTGCACCCATTAATATGGATGGATCGACAATTAGCATACGATAACGATCGCAATCAAAGCTTTCCGAGTATCTTAAAACAAATTTCACTCGCAGCAGAAGTGACAATCTCTAAATTGGGCGATCGATATGCCGATCTGTTGCTCAAACAATGGCATACTTTTGAATTTATCGATCGAGAATTATATCCATTTGAATATTTGACCAATTTAACTGAAAAAGAAATTATCAGTCCCATCTGTATCAGTCCAGATACTGCCCAATTAGGTATCGGTAGCGGTAAAAATACCAAAGAAAAACTAGGTGGCGATAAACTTTATAATATCGGTGGTTTTTTTAAAAAATCCTGGCGATCTAACGACCTACTCTGGGGACGTTTGGATGGTTTAAATCGAATTTTAGAAGGTACGATTACACCAAAATCCGTAACGGCCTTTGCTGGTTTCGTTCGACGAGAATCTACCAAAACTAATTGTACTCCCACTCAGTATATTGACTGGCTAGTTAGTGAATCGCTCCCTCACTTATCCGGAGCCGAACGTCAAAAGATCGTCAGCCATCTGGAATATTTAGCTCAGCCAGCACTAAAAATCGAACGAGCCGAACTTCGGCAAGTTTTAGCAGATCTCGTGCTCGCTGGACAGCATGAAATTCTCACTAGCGATGTTCACTCAGTCATCGAAGGGATGGACGAACAAACTGGGTGGTGGAGATCGCCTGGTGGAAACAGCCCCACCGCGACCGAAAATTGGATTTTAGATAAGATCGATCTCAATAACACTGTTTCATCATTACCAACATCTAATCCCAATACGATTGTCCGAATTATTCAACAATCTCTCGCCAATTTAGCCACACAACAACAGCATTTCTTTCGCTATCAATATCGCATTGGTGTAGATAAACTGTGGGAGAATATGCCTTTGGCAACATTGATTAGTTTATGTACCAAAATCGTATTATTTCTACGAAATCTATTAGTCAAAATATTTAGATCTTCGTCTCGTACCCAAACTATCCGTCATCCTCTCTATCATTGGCTCGATGGGAGTTTGCAATCAATTTATTGGTGGTTGCAAGGCGGTAGTATCAAACTAGGTACGGTTCACAGACGACCCAGAATTATTCTACTACAGTTTGTCGGGTTGATAACTGCAATTTGCGGCATAATTTTAGCCTTTTTATTATCGCCGCTGTGGTTGCTATTATCATTACCAGGGGCGATTACTTGCTGGTTTTTACAAACTATGCGCCTCAAACGGTTGACTGGCAATAGGAGTAGTTGGTTTTTACCACAATCGCGAGAATCTTGA